The Solanum pennellii chromosome 7, SPENNV200 DNA segment GCGTTGAGGAGGTTGCTTCAACAGGACCTGGCATCCGTTTCTTCCAGCTTTATGTGAGCATGAACTTACTGTTAAAATTTAGGAGAAATGTACACACACCACATTATTCCTAAACTGTATCTATCTTCTCATATATTCAGGTCTACAAGGACAGAAATGTTGTTGCTCAACTTGTGAGGAGAGCTGAAAAGGCAGGTTTCAAGGCTATAGCCCTCACAGTTGATACCCCAAGGCTGGGACGTAGAGAAGCTGATATTAAGAACAGGTATATGTCTTAATATTACTGTCACTCTATTAGGTTGTGTTGTCCTTTCAACCAGATAAGGAGCTTAATATATGAAGCTGTTCAAGTTTATTTTATCTTCATCGCCTTGCAGATTCGTGTTGCCACCATTTTTGACATTGAAGAACTTTGAAGGATTGGACCTTGGCAAGATGGACCAAGTGAGTAGACGAATAGATATTTCTCTGATCTGTGCATCAAGTTCTTGTAAGAATCTATTTATGTATAATCTTAAATTGTCTTCTTGTTGCAGGCTAATGACTCTGGCTTAGCTTCGTATGTTGCTGGTCAAATTGATCGCACTTTGAGCTGGAAGGTATATCACCTTTCCTCGGGTCATCCTACATATTCCATGTTTtattccactttccatcatttCTTAAGAAGTCAGTAGGCCAAGAACTATTCTTTAATCTCAAAATTGGTAGAAACAGTAAACATATGAAATACACGTATATTTTTTGGCCAATGAGGAAAAGGACATCAGTTTGTCAGTAGTTCAAGTGCACTGAGGTTAGGATTGAAAGTTGAAACTCAATTTGACATGACAAAAAGAAGATTTGATGAACTTGCATTGCATTTGAAACTGTGATGGACCATTCTGTGCTTAAAAATGAATCTCAAGAAAAATTTCATACGTCAATGATTTCTTTCTGGACTTGAACAGGATGTTCAGTGGCTCCAGACTATCACTTCAATGCCAATCCTGGTGAAGGGTGTAATTACGGCTGAGGATGGTACATGATTCAATACTCTAAAAAATCTACCCTCTTTTATTATTCAGTCCTATTATGTTCATACATTAATGCTGAAACAATTTACCATCTTGGACTTGCAGCTAGGCTTGCAGTTCAGGCTGGAGCAGCTGGTATCATTGTGTCAAACCATGGTGCTCGCCAGCTCGATTATGTCCCTGCAACAATCTCGGCTCTTGAAGAGGTACATGACTTGTTTCTAACCGTACTTGTTCTTTTGTTGTTCCTGTTACCTGTTCTTTGCCTTCTGTTGGGAGCTTCTACACACATCCTGATTTTCTCCGTTCATGCTGTTGTTCCAGGTTGTGAAAGGTGCACAAGGCAGGATCCCCGTATTCTTGGATGGAGGTGTCCGCCGTGGAACAGATGTCTTTAAAGCTTTGGCACTTGGAGCTTCAGGCATTTTTGTAAGTACCATATACTGAATGGACCTAGATTAGTGGCACATAGCTCAATCTTTTATCTTTATCTACTCACCAGTAGACCAAGTAGCGCCTTTTTCCAAAATCTGCCTTGAGAATGGTCAACAATCTGAAAGTGATTTTAAATTTCCCTAATAGTCGTAGTAATACAATAATTATGCCTCAGTCCAAAGCAAGTTTAGTATCTTCCCTTTCAGGCCGCTATATTGGGAAATTCAAAGTTAATAGAAGTCCCTTGCATTTTCGAGAATCAAGAAAAGTAGACATTATAATTTATACCTACATAGTCAGTGAATGATATATAACAGCTGGTAAAATATTGGAGAACAAGTTCCATAGGTAAATGGTGGTGAATAGGACACACTTGACACATTCCAAAACCAGTTCATTATTGCCTAAGCACACAGATGCATATTATACCATGTTTTCTTTTCGTCTTCATACATTCTAACGAGTGACGTTCTGTGGTGGTTTTCGCAGATTGGAAGGCCAGTAGTTTTCTCATTGGCTGCTGAAGGAGAAGCTGGAGTGAAAAAAGTGCTGCAAATGTTGCGCGATGAGTTTGAGCTAACTATGGCATTGAGTGGCTGTCGCTCACTGAAGGAGATAACTAGAAACCACATTGTCACTGAATGGGACACCCCACATGCTGCTCTTCCAGCCCCAAGGCTGTGAGCATGTACTTGAAGTTtcatattatttcatcaaaGCAATATTGCTTCACTGTCTAAGAAGcttataatttgatttgaatACTCGTTTCTGTTTAATGAGTTTACGGTTATGTTAAGCTTTTCATGGTATTGGAAAACTGATATATTCTGATAAATGGCAAGTGATGCCTCCATTGTACATCCTCTATTTCTATATATCATCATATCGTGGAACTTTGCGCGTAAAGTTCTCTGCTCAATGTTATTCAATAGTTCAATACATAGCAGAGGTAGAACTTTTCTTGTTTGTGGCATGAGGTGGAATAAACTAGAATATCTACATGCTTAATTCAGATAAAGGAGCAGGATTATCGTAAATTACTCGttacaacaacatatccagAGTAATCCCACTAGTGGAGTCTGAGGACTGTGGACACGATAGAGTGTATGCATACCTTACCCCTATCTCGAGGAGATAGAGACGTTGTTTCCTAGCCTTCCAATAATGATAACTATTTTGGAGTTCATGTTGTTGATTTAATTATGTCTGGTGCACACAAACAGTACAACAACATTTTGAAGATGATACTATAGAAGCCAAGGCTTTTAcagttccttttttttttgtaggtaATCATACCAAAGAAGCCAACACAGTCTGCTTGTTACAAAGAGTATCGTCAGTTTAACTAACTTTGAAAATGTATGATTTAACTGCCTTAGACCAGTTTAtggcaaaaaataaaaatcagttTCACTCACGAAACTTCAAtcttttttcaagtaaaatgcaTATCCAAACAGAACttcattattcaaattttcaatttttaacttcaaaatcTATAGTCGAACAGAAAATAACATCTATCAAGGTAATTGTTAACAAGTAACATACTATAATAGAGCTGCCTAACTTTGGATTAAAGAACTTATTCttctcaatatttattattctttttaatggCATGAAAAGAACTAAAATGACTCTTATTTTAAGACGAAGAAAGCATAAAGATATAGTTAAAAACAATATACAAGGTATCATTTACTAAAGTTAGAGCTAAAAACGGTATTTATTTTGAGACAATgaactataaaaatataattaaaaataattacatttaattaatgttttgaaTTTCTAAATCAATGATTAATCTGAGTTAGAAAGGGTATAACGACATTTCAGTTGCCTTAAAAAAATcagacatttttttaatttggaatAAAGGGAGTAAGTATAACAATATTTTCCTTgctttaacaaaaaaatgtttattaacATCTTTGCAACACATTAACTAGTTATTATCAATTTCAATAtctaaaactattttttcacttttaatgCTAATTTGCTGTTTAataataatcaacaaaaatataatatatatatacgtttaattagtaaaaatatttttttctaccGACCAAGTAAACATATAACTTACCTCTATTTTTATTCAACTAAATCAAACACGCTCTGAATTTTAAACCCACAGTAATATTTTTTGGGTTCAGTAACATTAGTAAGAAAAAGGAACACTTTATGtggaggaaaaaaaagaaaaaagaaaaaaaagacatcATATATAATAGATTATTAGACGTTGGCGCAAATTAGTGTAGCCCTAAAAACCCAAAGAGCTACAGAGAGGTTTAAGCAAAAGCAAAAATGGGGAAGAAACGAGAACGCCTCACAAATCCAGAACCCTTCCTTGACGATGATTCAAAATCCAAAGCTTCCTCGAAGAAACGCTCCAAAGCTCCTAAATCTCACCAGCAGCAGCAACAGGCAAATCACACTATACGATTTCGGCTGAAATAAGTAGTTAAGAAATTGATTGAATAAACTTAAGAACTAATTGTggatttgtttttgttgttgacAGGTTATATCGTCTAGTATTAGTTCGAAGATATTGAAGGAGGCGTTACTTCAGCAGAAGGAAGTAGATGAGGAGGAGACACGAGAGAGAAATCCTAATGCTATAGTGTTTTCGGAGGATGTTGCAACTAGAGCTGTTGAGGAGGATGACGATGACATTGATAATTTTAGTGGGTTTCAGGAGACTCAAAGTCAATTTGGTGATTTGGAGGTAACTGCTTTGTGAAATTAGCTTAGTGGCTGCTAGGAAGGTTGATTGATGTAGTAACTATACAATTAACTTTTTATTGTGTTTCATTGATATGGAACTGTTTAGTCTGTATGAGCTTCACAAACTTCCTATAACTGGAACATAGAGGATTCCTTATTGAGCAGATGGATATAGATGATTTATAAAGCCTACCTCGACTGATTTTGGTTTGAGGTCTAGTTATTTGCTTAGTTGATTTTCATTGACGCCAGTTATGACTGGAACTTTTCTAGCTACAACAAGAGCATCATTTTATCTGtttaatacaataaaaattgGATCTTAACTGATATCTACCAAGACAAGAAAAATCCAATTTTCAAGAATAGAAACGGTCACTTCTTATGGTATCAGTTCACAACAGTTAATGACTTCTTTTTTTCTGCGCCTCAACACAGGACGAGGTTGACAAGTTGCTGTTGGAGGATGAGAAGCTATTGGAGGCTTTTTATTCTACACAAAATCGCCCTGAACGCACATTGGGCCAAATCCTTATCGAAAAGAGCAAGGAACAGAATGCACAAGTTTCTTCAGGTTTTATTCCGTCATTTCAGAATAGAAAACAACTATCACCAACATTTGACTTGTGATTGTTCTTGAGCAACCGAAGCTTTAATTACATTTGTTATGAAACTTCTTTTCAGCAATTTGACTATGTCCTTTAtccaaaataataatcataaaagcTATTTAACTATGAGAACTGattatgtttgtttgttgtAGTGCAACCAATGCCTAAATTGGATGAATCGATCATTGAATTATACAAAGGGTATGTTTCTCCTGGTCCTTATTTTATCAGTTCTTTATCTGCAAGCTTAGCTTGCCTGACTGGCGGTGGTTGTTTTGCAGTGTTGGCAAGCATCTTAGCAAATACAATTCAGGCAAGATGCCAAAAGCGTTCAAACATATTCCTTCATTGCAATATTGGGAAGATGTTCTATATTTAACAGAACCTGATAAATGGTCACCAAATGCAATGTACCAAGCCACAAGAATATTTGCTTCAAATTTGGGTGTCAAGAAGGCAGAACGCTTCTACAAGTTGGTCTTGCTCCCACGAGTTAGAGATGATATTCGCAAGAATAAGAGATTGCATTTTGCTCTGTATCAGTCCTTGAAGAAATCTCTTTACAAGCCTGCTGCCTTTAATAAGGGAATCTTGTTTCCTTTGTGTGAGGTATAAAACTAATGTGagaaaaatctttaaatttattgGAGGATTGCATTTATGTCCAAAGTTTACAACTTCTTTTGTAGAAACTAACAATGATTAGATTAGCTATATTGTCTTGATTGCCTACTGATTGTTTACATGACTTGCTTTACAGCAAAATATAGGTCGTGACTCAGGGATATTGAAAAGTGGGTTAAGGGTTTTCTGTTTATCTGCTTCTCTACTTTACGGGTATTTTGTTACAACTGTGCAAAAAACTTGGTGGAATCTGGTGTTACATGCATGCTGAGAATTTTGTTGTTAAGCAGGAGTTACTCGAGAACCTGACATTCTTCTTGTATATTTTAGTTAACCAAAAGCTACCAAAAGTTAGTAAGTGGATAGATGTAGTCAAAAGTTGCCTATGTGGTTAATGTTTCAAAGCCTTGCTTGCAATGAGATATTACAATTGTGTGCTGcctctttttttcttcctttccttTTTGGGTCTCCGGGTTTCAAACAATTTATGTACTATCtgactctttttcttttgttgttgggAACTTTCATTATGCATAAATTCTtaatgagaaaaaagaaaaagaaaagaaagttttGTTATGTGCCTGTCTAATCTCTTAGTAACACACGGCCATCCTGTAGTGAGATATGACTTGAGTGTCTGTTGAGATCAGTTTTCTCTGATACTCTTATGTACTTTCACATTGTCAGGATTTAATATAGTTCTACCTCTGTATCATCTCTTTGTATATGTGTATGGTGCGTATCCTGCTTTCTGAAATGTCTATTTTCTGATCCAGTCAAGGACATGCACCTTGAGGGAGGCTGTGATCTTTGGGAGTGTTATTGAGAAGGTCTCCATTCCGCATCTTCATGCTAGGTATGGTTGCTGGAAATATTTATCGATACACTAAGAGTAGTCAGTAGCTGAATAACCCAACTTTGTATTTTTACTGGAAATTTTAGCTTAGGACAAGATTAGAAACAGAAAGAGTAGTACTCTATTTCTATATCTTATTCTTGTTGCAACTTTCTCTCATCTTTTGCTAATAAAGACAGTTATTATCAAGGTATTGCTGCTGTCTCTGTAATATCTCATTCTTTTAGAAGCCTTTAACTTTTAATCGTTTTGGTATGCAGTGTAGCGCTGCTGAAACTTGCAGAGATGGAGTATTGTGGCACAACAAGGTATTCTACATGTTGTGCTATCTgttgaactttttccttttagTTTACCCATGATTCAAGTGCCAGTAGAAAACTGTACACTAGGATATTTATCCTGGTTAATGTAAAAGTAGCATTAGTTTACGTCAGTCTGCATTCTTTTGAACAGTATACTAGAATATTTATCCTGGTTAATGTAAAGTAGCATTAGTTTACATCAGTCTGCTTTCTTGGGGGGAGAAGTTCTGTATTTAGTTTTTAGGGATGGACCTACATGAAATAATTGCTTTTATTGATATCAATGGGAGCTAAACTATACAGCTGGAACTTTTAAGCATCACGATATGTTCAATCATGCAAGTCATGCTGCGTTATGCAAAAATTTTTTTAGGCTACAACTAGTCTGAtcattttattctttcattttgCTGCAGTTATTTCATCAAGTTACTGATTGAGAAGAAATATGCTTTGCCCTATCGTGTACTTGATGCCATGGTAGCACACTTCATGAATTTCTTTGATGAAACAAGAGTCATGCCTGTGATCTGGCACCTGTCACTTCTTGTATTTGTGCAGAGGTTAGTTTCACCCTTCCATTCTTGTGGTGTTTCTTCCTCTCTATGTCAAAATGGTGATTGAGCTTGAAggttattttcttattttgaatgATAAAAGCTTCAAGGTTACTTCTTATACTTAACCCAATTGATAAGCTACATATTAGACTCATTTACACGTCTCGCCTTCTACTGATCATCTTTTCTCTCAAGTAATCATACATGCTTTAAATTCTTTTTAGTGTCCTTGTGGATTAAAATTcttatttgaatatataattacaaattaATTGACAAAATGGGAATGTAAAATGATGATTAACATCaatttcttttatactaaggaaCATGATGTAACAATTCTTGTTAATTCCTAATGTCTACTTTACTATGCTGTATGACACTGCCTTTCTAAGTATACTTTTAGGTAGACAAGTGTTGTCACTTATTTAGGCGATGttatgttcttttcttttaatagcACTTCAATGGTGACCTTGATATTGCCTTTGAATCATCGAGTCTTTCTTTTTTACATTCTTGTCAATTTGTTCAATAACATGATAGATTTTGCAGAGTTCTGAATGTTGTTTATACTATGTGGGCAAATATCGTTGCAGGTATAAAACTGAGATGAGGAAGGAGGATAAAGCTAACATAAGGGCACTTGTTGAAAGACAAAGACATAGATTGGTAtgcttttgtattttatttttcgttgCTGCTGTTCTGTTTTCTGTTGATACAAGCAAATTCAAGTTATGTTTGTGCTTCCAAATGCAGATTACACCAGACATATTGAGGGAAATCGAAAAGAGCAGAAGTCGTGGGGAAAAGGAGGATGATCCAATGTTAATTGATATCCTCTCATTGATGGTTTAAATCTTTCTGTTACATATCTGCTTGAGCTTAATTTGTTCTGTTTATACCGTGTGGCCTGCTCTTGCCATAACATAGTCGGGTTCTTAATGTTTTAGAAACTgctgatgaaataaaaaatctttaaacCTTTCGTGCCAGTTCATGCTTGAATTCTGCTATTTCCTGTGAGTGCGTGCATATCTGCATCGATGGAATAGGTTGTCATGCACAATAACAATCTTCTGTTTGTAAGTTTTGTGTATTGTTGAAGTTAGTTACTTTTTGCAAGATGGATAATTTTTAACTTGTTTATTTCCTGTTGTTCTGTAATGACTGAAGTAAAAAAGTAGATGTAGCTATGATTTATTCATGTtgctattaatattttttctgctGCATcattggaaaatatattttctttaactcTGTATTACCAAGTCCTCTTTCTGTGATCAATAAAGCAATTGAAGAAGATAGGTTTGATATCCCCGATGTTCCTATGGAGGAGGACTAGATTTTCTCAGCAACCTCTATACGTGGTAAGATACTCGCTCATGTAAATGAAATTTCTTGGTGTATCTATATACACGTGAAGCTCCAAGCCAATACTACAGACTAAGAAGTTCCTTTTTTTCCTTCAGATGCAGTATGTGATGGGGATGGTATACTAGCAGATTCAGGTTTCAATATGTTATAGAGATCGAGCTGTGTGATAAGATAGATGAGCATGCGTGCATGTGTGGGCTGTTGGAGTTGAGCTAGAGATTTTGCAATATATTCTTtcatgatatttatattttttgattccTGTCTTCATCGGCATATGCCTAAGCAGGTTTATGCAAAGACGAACCTGAAAGTTGTAACTGCcatgttttttttaagtttagtgTATCAATGATACTCCCCTGAGAATACATGGGTTAAATTTTACTATGACTCCGTATTCAACTATGCTTCGGTCCAAAACAAGTTGAGGTTGGCTACAATTCGTGTAGTTACTCAATTTTATCCATCGAATTCTGTGGTGAATGAATTTTtcgtttttttctttaaattgtttatatattattttgcaCAGACTTACTTTTACCCACCAAGGTATAGatgagtgaaaaaataaaataaatagagaacACTTTGTATTTATCTCCCACAAAGGTAAGGATAATGTCTTGCTTATAATCCACTCCTTTAATCCTACTTCTCTTCCAATTGATTCCACAATCAAGTATTTCTGTCTGATACttgattaaacaaaaaatataccttttataataatgaaattcaatttttttttggataattaatacaaaaattaatatacttTCTACAAAAATTGGAGTTATaatcatatttcatacataCTTACGTAGcataattatgaaatataaaCTTCTTATGTCTCATTTATTGCATTTTGatagttaaatttttattagtcAAGACTTCAGAGACATAAGAGTGAGTTTTGATATCCAAAAAGCAAGTACATACAAAATTTCTGTATACTcgttattttaatatatataaaaacgtATATATATTAGCCGTTATTATTTTGATGGAGAATATTTAGCACGAAAATCATGAATCAGCCAACTATTGGGCCTCATGGCATTAATTTCGAAGAAAATCATTTCTGAGCCTGGCCCCAAAAAAGGTTGAAATCGCCGGGACAATTCACACAGCCAATTGAATAGCGAGCCTTCTGTGTCTGCAATGAAAGAAGCGAAAGAGATCCAGTTTAAGGTGTTCACAGTGGTGGAGTATTGATGGATAACCGATGCTATTGTTCCGAAGTTGTAATTCTTCGCAATCAGCTGAAACCGAATCCTTCATGGTAATTCTATTTTGATCTCATTGGTCTAAATGTTTAATGTTATGGATGAATTTATGAAACAATTTAAATTCGTTATTGCTGTGATTACCACTAGAAGAACTAAGGAAACAATCGAAGGAAGCTAATATGGGAATTTTAGTATGGAAATGCTCCCGCTGTAAATTCCTTTAAGTAACTCTGACCATATATTTTGGTGTAGTTTTTAAAATTCATCTTCAAATATATGTTTTAATCATGAAACTTGATTAGATTTGAAGAACTGATCTACAAAGACCTGTTTTCGGATTTCCACAGACAAAAAATTGTCCAAGTAGAATGCATGTCCAAACACAacttcaaaaactcaaaatttgaagtttcaagTTTGAACTTCGTACTCCAGAGATCAAGTTTAATAGATGAACTTTTTAGGTATTTTGAAACTGTGGTAGGAGTAAGCTCACTTTAGGGGACTCTACTGTGCAGCTTTATTGAATGGAGAACACTTGAGTAACACATTGGGAAATTCTTTTAGCAGTTCTACCCCTTGATTCTCCCTTATTATCACCAGAATGACACTTGGTTTGGTCACGTGTCTAAATAAATGGGGAATAGAGGTCAACCCGATCCATGAATTCAGCCCAGGATGATGTTAGCCTTTAGCATTGTGAAGTTGAAAATGAGATCCACTTGACATATTCCTTATAAGTTTGATTCTAGCTGATGGAATAAAGTCCTGTGCAGTGGCATTGCCCACGATTTTGCTTTAGTAGTGTCGGCCTATTGTCTGGATATCAGGTTGTGGGAATTCTAAACCTTTACCTTATGTCCCAAGTTTATTGAAGTGGTTGGATTCTGCAATAACATATTGTTCCTATTCACTCTCTCTATATGTCTTCGCCGCTGGTTTTATGATCATCTGCCATAGTACCTCTTAGCGGATTTAAATTTTGATGGTCAGACGGAATTTGACATCATAGACTTCATTAAAGAACACTTCCTCTTGATCTTCACCCTGCTCCTCTTTAACTGACTTGCCATCATCCTTCCCAACAATCTCTTCTATATCCTCCTTCATTTCCACAAATAATGTTGAGGTGTTTGGCCTTGCATCAATGTCCCGGAAAGTACTTTTAGCTTATGTTTACATAGTAGATTGTATGTGAGGTAACAGAAAGTTGTTGAAAGTTTTATCGATGGAAGACTAGATGGCTTGAGGACATGGCTGGGGAGTTTTGTGTTAGGTGCTTGGTTTCAGGCTATTTATTGGAAAGAAGCTGGATTATGGAGTAGAATTGTGCTTATCGGATTGATGGATCTCATGCTACTTGGCTACTTCATACACGTCTGTAAGAGTTGTAGGATGCTTATAGCAATGATACATTCTCATGCAACTTGGCTACTTAATGCACATCTATAGAAGTTCTAGGAACAATATCCTAGGAATTAATCTCTAATGAAATATGAATTTCACTTATGTAACTGAAGGGTTTTACGATCCCTCTGGAGTTCTGGTTTCCCGCCATTGCAATTGAAAGATAATTTCAATTGTACAAACCTCTGATTCAAAATGTTGTGGTTTGTTCAACTAACCAGCCATTAGAAGAAGGAAAATAAATCTTGAAGGAATGAAAAGTAATTAGAAATAAGGAAGAAGGTTAGAGGAGCAAAAAAAGAGCTAAAATGTGGTTCAGATATGGATTTCAATGCTTTCCTTTGAGATGTCCCTGCTGGATATTCCTCTTACTGACTCTAACAAACTAACAAAAATGCAAACTGACTCTCCCCTTAAACATTTGCAGCTTAGCATCCATTGCATCACAACAATGACCAAGCTATTGAGTTAGGGGCATATATAGATTGATAGCATAACATATGACAATATTAAATCTTTTTCAACTGTAGAGAGGTAACTATGACcctttttctaaaatataaacaGAAGATTCTCCTTTC contains these protein-coding regions:
- the LOC107025828 gene encoding (S)-2-hydroxy-acid oxidase GLO1 translates to MEEVTNVTEYQEIAKKKLPKMVYDYYASGAEDQWTLAENRNAFSRILFRPRILIDVSKIDMTTTVLGFKISMPIMIAPTAMQKMAHPEGEYATARAASAAGTIMTLSSWATSSVEEVASTGPGIRFFQLYVYKDRNVVAQLVRRAEKAGFKAIALTVDTPRLGRREADIKNRFVLPPFLTLKNFEGLDLGKMDQANDSGLASYVAGQIDRTLSWKDVQWLQTITSMPILVKGVITAEDARLAVQAGAAGIIVSNHGARQLDYVPATISALEEVVKGAQGRIPVFLDGGVRRGTDVFKALALGASGIFIGRPVVFSLAAEGEAGVKKVLQMLRDEFELTMALSGCRSLKEITRNHIVTEWDTPHAALPAPRL
- the LOC107026520 gene encoding bystin, producing the protein MGKKRERLTNPEPFLDDDSKSKASSKKRSKAPKSHQQQQQVISSSISSKILKEALLQQKEVDEEETRERNPNAIVFSEDVATRAVEEDDDDIDNFSGFQETQSQFGDLEDEVDKLLLEDEKLLEAFYSTQNRPERTLGQILIEKSKEQNAQVSSVQPMPKLDESIIELYKGVGKHLSKYNSGKMPKAFKHIPSLQYWEDVLYLTEPDKWSPNAMYQATRIFASNLGVKKAERFYKLVLLPRVRDDIRKNKRLHFALYQSLKKSLYKPAAFNKGILFPLCESRTCTLREAVIFGSVIEKVSIPHLHASVALLKLAEMEYCGTTSYFIKLLIEKKYALPYRVLDAMVAHFMNFFDETRVMPVIWHLSLLVFVQRYKTEMRKEDKANIRALVERQRHRLITPDILREIEKSRSRGEKEDDPMLIASPLSVINKAIEEDRFDIPDVPMEED